Proteins encoded within one genomic window of Jiangella mangrovi:
- a CDS encoding PucR family transcriptional regulator, translated as MRPSSDADLPAAPGTFGGSGHEHTVHLLERATGRLATAAIARMEETLSWYRAMPAEQRSWVGLVIQAGIAAFVDWYRSANESRPTPTADVFGTAPRDLIRSISLQQTVEVVRVAIEVVEDSVEEVVGPEDARDVTEGVLRYSREVAFSAAHVYARYAEARGSWDARLEATVVDSLLRGEVDEDVRSRASALGWTAASGVAVIIGRPRTDDGASADEIRRSARHAGYDVLTGGQGDRLVAVLGRVEDPAQAATAIVTHFGPGPVVVGPLVPDLVSAAASARPAVSGLLAAAGWPDSPRPVAASALLPERALSGDQEALHDLVTELYVPIAEAGPVILETLAAYLETGASVEAAARLLFVHPNTVRYRLRRVSDVVGLTPTDPRDSYTLRLALSLGRMNPPVIE; from the coding sequence ATGCGGCCTTCCTCCGACGCCGATCTGCCGGCGGCTCCCGGCACCTTCGGCGGCAGCGGGCACGAGCACACGGTGCACCTGCTGGAGCGGGCCACCGGCCGGCTCGCGACCGCGGCCATCGCCCGCATGGAAGAGACGCTCAGCTGGTACCGCGCCATGCCCGCGGAGCAGCGGTCGTGGGTGGGCCTGGTGATCCAGGCCGGCATCGCGGCGTTCGTCGACTGGTACCGCAGCGCGAACGAGTCGCGGCCCACGCCGACGGCCGACGTGTTCGGTACCGCGCCGCGCGACCTCATCCGCTCCATCAGCCTGCAGCAGACCGTCGAGGTGGTGCGGGTCGCCATCGAGGTGGTCGAGGACAGCGTCGAGGAGGTCGTCGGGCCCGAGGACGCGCGCGACGTCACCGAGGGCGTGCTGCGCTACTCGCGCGAGGTCGCGTTCTCCGCGGCACACGTGTACGCGCGCTATGCCGAGGCGCGCGGCTCGTGGGACGCCCGGCTCGAGGCGACGGTGGTCGACTCGCTGCTGCGCGGCGAGGTCGACGAGGACGTCCGGTCGCGCGCGTCCGCACTGGGCTGGACGGCGGCCAGCGGCGTCGCCGTCATCATCGGCCGTCCACGCACCGACGACGGCGCGTCGGCGGACGAGATCCGCCGCTCCGCCCGGCACGCGGGGTACGACGTGCTCACCGGCGGCCAGGGCGACCGGCTGGTTGCGGTGCTCGGGCGGGTCGAGGACCCGGCGCAGGCGGCCACGGCCATCGTCACCCACTTCGGGCCGGGACCGGTCGTCGTCGGGCCGCTGGTGCCCGACCTGGTGTCGGCGGCGGCGTCGGCCCGGCCCGCGGTGTCCGGGCTGCTGGCCGCCGCGGGGTGGCCCGACTCCCCGCGCCCGGTCGCGGCGAGCGCGCTGCTGCCCGAGCGGGCGCTGTCCGGCGACCAGGAGGCGCTGCACGACCTCGTCACCGAGCTGTACGTGCCGATCGCCGAGGCCGGCCCGGTCATCCTCGAGACGCTGGCCGCCTACCTCGAGACCGGCGCGTCGGTCGAGGCCGCGGCCCGGCTGCTGTTCGTGCACCCGAACACCGTCCGGTACCGGCTGCGGCGGGTCTCGGACGTGGTCGGGCTCACCCCGACGGACCCCCGCGACTCCTACACCCTGCGCCTCGCCCTGTCGCTCGGAAGGATGAACCCGCCGGTCATCGAGTGA